CCGATACAATAGGCAGGCTGATTTTTTTAACTGATGACACCGCAAACCGTCGGCCACGCGCTGAGCCAACAACGCCAGCAACGCGGCCTCACCCTTGAACAGGCTTCCGAAGCCACTCACATCCGCAGGCATTATTTGCAGGCGCTGGAAGCAGGCGACTTTGGCGCCCTGCCCTCCGCCGCCCAGGTGCGCGGCTTCCTGCGCGCCTATGCCAGCTACCTCGATCTGGATGGCGAAGCCTTGCTGGCGCAATTACGCCAGCCCAGCGCCAGTGACCCGGCGCCCGCGGCAGGCGCCCCGCCCGCCGCGGCGCAGCCCACCCGCCCAGCCCCAGAGCCGGCGGCCGCCCGCGCCGAGCCCGCCCCCCCTGCGGCCAGTGGTGATTTTGCGCATATTGCCGAACAGTTGCGCGGGCGGCGTGAGCAGGTGCAGCTCACCCTGGCGGAAGTGGAGCAAAACACCCACATCCCTGAGCACTATTTGCGCCGCCTCGAAGCCGGCGACTATGACAGCTTCCCCTCGCCCACCCAGGCGCGCGGCATGCTGGGCAATTACGCCGAATTTCTCGGGCTGGAAAGCGAAGCCCTGTTGCTGCAATATGCCGAAGTGCTGCAAGCACGCTTCCAACAGCGCGCCGCAGAACAGGCCGCCAAGACCAAACCCGCCAAGCCTAAGCCCGCCCGCCCCAGCTTGCCGCCACTGAAGTTTCGCCTGCCCGAGTGGGCGCAACCTTTGCTGACGCGGGATATTGCCTTCGGCGCTCTGATGGGCCTGGTCTTGCTGACCTTCATTACATTCAGCATCAGCCGGGTGCTCTCCACGCGGGCCAACCAAAGCATCGAGCCCACCGCCCCACCGCTGGGCAGCCTGGGCTTGCCCAGCGCCACGCCTGATCTGGGGGCCGTAGCCAGCGGCAACGAATCGATCAACCTGCTGGGCAGCCCCACCGCCACGCTCACGCCGGGCATGCTTGGCCAGGCCACGGTGCAGGCCAACGCAGGCAACATCAACCTGCGCCTGCTGGCCACCCAGCGGGTGTGGATGCGCGTTACCGTCGACGGGCAGATCCAGTTCGAGGGGCGCACAGTACCCGGCCAGAACTATTCCTACAGCGCCAACGGCCAGATCGTAGTGCTGACGGGTAACGCCGCTGGACTGCGCGCCTTCTTCAACGAGCAGGATCTGGGCAGCATTGGCCTGCTGGGCGAAGTCTCCAGCGTAGTGTTCAGCGCCGAGGGCGCGGTGACGCCAACCCCCTCGCCCACGCCGACCACGGACCCGGCGCAACTGACCGCCACGGCGCAGGCCACACCCAGCCCCACGCCCACCGAAACGCCTGACGCGCCCTAAGCACGAAGCCAGCGCCAGCGTTACAATCCTCTTTCGCTATGGATACTAAAAACTTCCATCTGGTTTCATTAGGCTGCGCCAAGAACACCGTCGATTCCGAATCGATGGCGCAACTGTTACAGCGCGAGGGCTACCAACCCAGCCTCTCGCCCGAGGCGGCCGAGGTGCTGATCGTTAACACCTGTGGCTTCATCGGCCCGGCCAAGGAGGAGTCGTACCAGGTGCTCAGCGAACTGGCCGCCAACAAGCGCGACGGCCAATGGCTGATCGCCGCCGGCTGCCTGAGCCAACGTTACGGCGCGGAGGTGATCGAGCAGGTGCCGGGCATCGATGCCTTGCTGGGCACGCGGCGCTGGATGGATGTGCTGCAACTGATCGACAAGCTGCGCCGCCGTACCAGCCCGGAGCCGCTCTATCACCTGCCGGATGAGGCGCTCACTGTGGGCCGCGATGAGCATGACGTGCTGCGCGTCTCCAAGCAGGGCTATAGCGCCTACCTGAAGATTGCCGATGGTTGCCGCCGCCCGTGTGCGTTCTGCGCCATCCCGCTGATCAAGGGTACGCTGGTCAGCCGCCCGCTCGACGCCATCGTGACCGAGGCCCAGGCGCTGCAAGCCGCCGGCGTGCGCGAGATCAATCTGATCGCCCAAGACATCACCGATTGGGGCCACGAGCTGGGCGTCAAGGATGGTCTGGCCACTCTGCTGGAAACACTGGTCAACGCCGTGCCGCACGTGGACTGGATTCGGATCCTCTACAACTTCCCCGGCTCAGTGACCGATCGCCAGATCGAGACGATGGCGGCGCACAAGCAGCTCATCCCGTATTTGGATATGCCGCTGCAACACGCCCACCCGGCCACCCTCAAACGCATGCGCCGCCCGGCCAATATGGACTGGGTGCACCGCACGTTGGCCAAGATGCGCGCCAACTTGCCCGGCCTGGCGCTGCGCTCCACCTTCATTGTGGGCTACCCGGGCGAGACCGAAGAAGAGTTCCAAGCCCTGATGGACTTCGTGGAAGAGATTCGTTTTGACCGCGTGGGCGTGTTCACCTTTTCGTTCGAGCCGGGCACCAGCAGCGAACCACTCGGCGACCCGATACCCGAAGAAGTGAAAGAAGAACGCAAGGGCCGCCTGATGGAGCTGCAACAGCGCATCTCACTCGAGAATAACCAGGCGCTGGTGGGCCAGACGCTGGATGTGCTGGTTGAGGGCACAGGCGAAGTGGACGGCAGCGATGAGCCGATTGCCGTGGGGCGCAGCTACCGCGATGCGCCCGAGATTGACGGGCTGGTCTTCGTAGAAGGCGGCGCCCCGGTGGGCGAGATCGTGCCGGTGCGGATTACTGGGGCGATGCCGTATGACTTGAGCGGCGTGGTGGATACCAGCCGCAACATCATCACGCTGGACGGGCTTTCTGTTAAATAATTTTCAGCAAATCTTGTTGCAAGATATAAATAAATCGCAATTCCTGTTGCATCGAGCCAAGAAAAAAAAAGCCCCGCAGTTGCGAGGCTTTTTTTGTACTCGGGGTCAAAGCAGCGCTTACTTGATGGCGAAGGTGATGCTGACATCCGCGCCGACGGTGATTTGGCCAGGCACGATGCTGGTGCTGGCATCCGCCGCGGCACCGCCGCCACCCATCGCATACATCGGGCCGTAGTAGTAGCCGGTGGGCGCATAGTTGATCGCCACAATGTCGCCCAGTTGCACGCCAGCCGCGGTAGCCAGTGCCTTGGCCTGTTCGATGGCGTTCTGCACGGCCAGATCGCGCGCCTGATTCTGCGCATCGCTCTTGTCGTCCACATCAAAGGTAACACCCCAGATGGAGTTGGCCCCGGCCGAAACGGCCTGGTCCAGCAGCTGGCCGAGCTTGGCCAGATCACGCGCGATCACGGTAACGGTGTTCTCCACCGAGTAGCTGCTGATCTCGCTGGGCAGGCCGGTCACCGGGTCATAGCTCTGGTTGGCGTACACATTGAAATTGGCGGTCTGCATGTCCTCGGCAGCAATGCCCAGGGAGGCGAGCGCATCCATTACCGAGGCCACCTGGGTGGCATTGGCAGCCACAACTTCGGAGACGTTGGTGCCGGTGGTGCGCACGCCAATCGTTACCGTGGCAATGTTCGGCACCAGGCGGATATCACCGCGGCCGGAGACGGTGAGCCCATTGCTGGGCTGCGCCGGGTTGGCCAGCGGGGCGGGCGCGGTGGCGGCGCCACACGCGGCCAGCAGCAAGCCCGTCAAAGCCAGGAACAAAACACTCTTCTTAACCATTATTCACCATTCCTTTAGTATTCAGGCAGAAATGCCTGCTACTGGGTTAACGAAGTATGGCATGAAAGGTTCCCAGCCAAATTGGGGCAGGATGAGAAAGCGATTGCAAAAGTTACTTAGGGCAGCACGGTTAACGGATCGATAGCTACCCCACCCTGGCGAATCTCAAAATGCACAAATGCGCCTGCGGGGTGGGCACTGTAGCCCGCCACGCCTAGCGGCTCGCCGGCTTGTAGCGAGGCACCGCACAACGCCTGCACCTCGGCCAGGCCCGCGTACAGGCTGAATTGGCCGTTACCGTGATCGAGCATCACCGCGTAGCCATAGCCAAAGTTCGACCAGCCGGAAAATGTAACCACGCCAGCATCGGCGGCCAGCACAGCTTCGCCGGGCTGCGCGGCCAGATCGGCGGCCGGGTGCACGCCGGAGTAACCATCGCCGGCCAGCGTGCCGCCAGCCAGCGGCCAGGCATAGCGGCCCGCGCCCACTGCGCCGCCATCCACGTTGCGCGGGCAGGCGCCGGCACCAAATTCAAGGAAATCAACCGCCATCGCGGCGCGCGGCAGGTCCGGCAGGGTGCGGCGGCGCAAGGCCCGCTGGCCGCCGGGCACCAACAGCCACTGTCCGGGTTGAATGACGGGATTGTTGGCATCGAGCTTGTTGCCGGGCCAATTGAGCATGGCTTGCGGGTCCGCGGCAAAGAAGGCGGCAATGGTATTGACGGTATCGCCGCCGCCCACCTGGTGATAGACGCCATCCACCGGCAGGATAGTGAGCGGCATGCCCTCCAGCAGGAAATCGGCGATATCGGCCAAGGCATCGTAGTTGGCCCACAGCACCGTCTCCGGCTGCAGGTTGTAGGCGGCGGCAATGCGGCTCAGCGTGTCACCGGGTTGCACCGTGTAGGTTTCGATCTCACTGCGCGGTTGCGGGGTAGCGCTCGGTTGCGGCGTGGGCGTCTGTGCGGTTGCGCTGGGCTGGGCAATCTCGCTGGGCACAAGCGTAGCCTGCGGTGCCGGGCTGCTGCAAGCGGCGATAAACAACAGCAGGCCCGTGCTGAGAAGTAGCCGAGCCTGCTGGGTAGAGACGTTCATAGTACGCGCTATAGACGGCTAGGCGTCGATCAGAGTTTCCAGGAATTCCTGATTGCTGTCGGTCTTGGCCATGCGTTGCAACATCGCTTCGGTGGCGTTGGTGGTGTCCATGCCCGCGCCGTGTGGCGGCTCGGCGATCATGGTGCCGTACATACGGCGCATCAGCCAAACACGCTGGGTAATATCCGGCCCGAGCAGCAGCTCTTCACGGCGGGTGGACGAACGCTCGATGTCGATAGCGGGGAAGATACGGCGCTCCTGCATCTTGCGCGAGAGGTGCAGCTCCATATTGCCAGTGCCCTTGAATTCTTCGTAAACGACATCATCCATGCGCGAGCCGGTGTCGACCAGGCAGGTGGCGATGATGGTCAGCGAACCGCCCTCTTCAATGTTGCGCGCCGCGCCGAAGAAGCGCTTGGGCGGATACAAAGCCGAAGGGTCAATACCGCCGGAGAGTGTACGCCCGGAAGGCGTGACGACGAGGTTGTAGGCCCGCGCCAGACGGGTGATCGAGTCCATCAGGATCACCACATCCCGGCCGATCTCGACCAGGCGCTTGGAGCGCTCCAGCACCATTTCAGCGGCGCGCACGTGCGAGGTGACCGGCTCATCAAAGGTGGACGAGATCACTTCGGCGTCCACCGAGCGATCCATATCGGTCACTTCTTCGGGGCGCTCACCAATGAGGGCCACGACAAGATGCACATCTTTGTAATTGGTGGAGATAGAGTTGGCCATCTCTTTGAGGATGGTGGTCTTACCAGACTTTGGCGGCGATACGATCAGACCACGCTGGCCACGGCCCACGGGCGAGACCAGGTTGATCATGCGCATGGCCAGGCCACGCTTGTCGGTCTCGAGGTCAAAACGGCTATCAGGGAAGATGGGGGTCAGGTTTTCGAAACGGGGGCGGGTCTTAGCCTTCTCAGGGTCCATACCATTGACGGACTCGACTTTCACCAGGCCATAGTGCTTCTCGGATTCACGCGGCGGGCGGGCTTCACCGATGATCAGGTCACCGTTACGCAGGCCATAGCGGCGGATCTGGGTCTGCGAGACATACACATCGCCGGGGCCGCCCTGGTAGTGCTCAGAGCGCAGGAAGCCCACGCCCTCGTTCATGATCTCGAGAATGCCGCCGCGCACCTCGCGGCCCTGCTTGCTGGCCATCATCTGCGCAATCGTGATCACCAGATCTTCGCGCTTGAGGCGCGCGGCGCGTTCCACGCCGAGATCTTTCGCTTGCTTGCGCAAATCTGCGAGGGAAGTTTTTTCTAATTCAAGAATGTCCATGGTGTGTGTCTCTATAGAATGGGAGGATATAAGTACGCGGAGGGTGGCTGCCTAACGCCCGGGCAGTACAGGACTAGGTGAGTCTGCAAGTGCAAAGGAATATAAAAGTTGTAACCAAAGAGAGTGCAGGGGAAATTCGCACAGAATTATAACGGAATTCCCCCGCGCTCACAAGCAGGAAATTTGTCCTGCGTACAAGGCTTACTGCGCTGCCAGCACCTGGTGCGCCAGCAAGAGCCCCAGCATGGTCTTGGCATCTTCGATCTCGCCGCTGCCAATCGCCGCCAGGCACTCTTCCAAACTCAGGCGCACCACTTCCAAATCTTCATCCTGGTCTGGCGGTAGCGCATCCGGCTGCAGGTCCTGCGCCAGGTAGATCCACATACGTTCGGTGGAGTAACCGGGCGCAAGATAAAACTCGGCCAGCAGGGTCAGCGAGCCTGCGCCCATGCCCACTTCCTCGCGCAGCTCACGTTGAGCGGTCACCTCGGTGGCCTCACCCGGCTCCAGCGTCCCGGCAGGCAGCTCCAAGAGCTGCTTGCCGGTGGAGTGGCGGTACTGGCGCACCAGCAGGATCTTGCCATCCGCATCCACCGGCACCATCGACACCGCGCCGATGTGCACGACCGTGTCGTAGATGGCCTCGCGGCCATCACTGGTCTCAAGAATGTCTCGGCGCACCGAGAATTTCTGGCCGCGGTAGGCAAGCTCACTGCTGATGGTTTTGTATGTGGCCATTAGTCTACGATCTTGTAGTCAGCCACGCGCTGCTCCAACGCACGCCAGATATCTGGCGCGGCTTCACCCGCCGCCAGATGCTCGGCAATGAAGCGCCCCATGTCTGCACAGTGGTCGGAATTGTTGTAGTTGTACATACCAATGCGGCCCGTGGTGAGCAGGTTGGGTACTTGGCGCAGCTTATCGCTCACTAGCTTCATGCGCTCAGCATAGCCGAGGTCATAGCGCGGGTAGAAGTTGTGCTTGCGGATCACCAGGCTGTTGGTGACTTCGTCTGCACGGATGAGGCCGGTCTTGACCATGCCATCGATGACCTGCTGAGTGAGCTCAGCATCGCTGGCTTGCCACAAGGCGCTGCCTTCGGCAGCGGTGAAGTCAGCCGTCACCACGGTGCGGTCCGCCGGGCCGAGCGCCGGGTTCATCTGCTTCTGCTCGAACAGGCGGCTGAAGACCACATTGCGCTGCGGGAAGAAGACCCACTGGTCTTCCATCACCAGCGGGCGCTTAACCCACACATACACCATGATGAGATGGCGGAACTGCAGGCCTGTCACAGCCTGGTTGAAGGTTTCGTCTGTGTTGCCAAAGACCATACGGCCGATGAGCGGCAGCGGCAGCGAGGACACCAGGTAGTCGCTGGCAATGGTTTGCGCTGTGCCAGCGATGGCGGTCTTGACGCTGCGCACGCGGCCATCTTGCATCTCCAGCCCTTGCACGTCTACGCCGGTGAGCACGCGGCCGCCGTGGGCCGCAATGCCTTCGGCCAGCGCCTGCGGCCAGTCACCGAAGCCGGCTTTAGGGTAGTAGAAAAACTCGGCGTTGGTGTCTGCGGTCTCCTTTTTCAAGCCGAGCAGCTTGAGCACCAGCTCCATGCCACCCGAGGCGGGCAAGCGCGTGCGCGCCATCTCGGGATGCAAGGTGGCTGGATCGCCCCATACTTTGTCTGCCAGTGGTTCAAAGACCAGCTCGTAGGTTGGGCGGCCAAAGCGGCGAATGATGTAGTCTTTGTAAGAACCCGGCGCCTTGCGGTTGAAGATGCCCTTAAGCACCTCAATGCCATAGCCAAAGCCAATCTGCAGGAAGCGCACCGGGCCTAAAGCCTGAGCGAGATTACCTAGCTTGAGCGGATAATCGAGCAGCTTGCCTTCAAGGTACAAGCGGTTCTTTTTGGGCAGCTGGATCAGTCGGTCACCCATCAAGGATGTGGCTTCGTCCAGCACGCCGGGGATAATGGAGTAGAGCTTATGCGCGCCATAATCGAGCACGAAGCCATCGTGCTCAAAGCTGCCGCACAGGCCGCCGATCACGGCTTCTTTTTCCAGCACAGTGACATCATATTTACCTGTACGCGCCAGGAAGTAACCAGCCGCCAGGCCGCCGACACCGGCGCCCAGCACAACGATCTTTTCTTTATTAGACAAGGTCTTACTCCATAACCTAGACAGCCTGATACGCTGAATTATTTCTTCTCCGCCACAACCAGCATCTGGCCCATCCAATACGGGATCTGCCAGTGCTGCATGCCCAGGCGCTTCACCACCCAACCCGCGGCGCGAGCAACAGGGCGCACATAGGCTTCCATACGGAAGAGGACATAGCCCAGCTCCAGGCTCTGCCAGTGAGCGCGCTGCACGCGCAGCTCCAGGCCGAGCTCATTGAGCAGGCGGGTGAGCGTGGGGATGGTGAAGTAGTACAGGTGCACTGAAAGCAGGAATACCCAGCGGCGGCCCATCAGGCGCGCTACGAGGGAATGAATGTCGGGATAGTTGACCACCAGCAGGCCGCCCGGTTTCAGCACACGGATGCACTCGCGTAGCGTGGCCTTGGGGTCCGGCGTGTGCTCCAGCACATCCCACAGGCTGACGACATCAAAGCTGGCATCGGCCAGTTTCATATCTTCGATCGTGCCGGGCACCACGTCGAGGCTGTAGTGCTGCTTGGCCCAGTCAGACATCCAG
The DNA window shown above is from Anaerolineales bacterium and carries:
- a CDS encoding DUF4115 domain-containing protein; amino-acid sequence: MTPQTVGHALSQQRQQRGLTLEQASEATHIRRHYLQALEAGDFGALPSAAQVRGFLRAYASYLDLDGEALLAQLRQPSASDPAPAAGAPPAAAQPTRPAPEPAAARAEPAPPAASGDFAHIAEQLRGRREQVQLTLAEVEQNTHIPEHYLRRLEAGDYDSFPSPTQARGMLGNYAEFLGLESEALLLQYAEVLQARFQQRAAEQAAKTKPAKPKPARPSLPPLKFRLPEWAQPLLTRDIAFGALMGLVLLTFITFSISRVLSTRANQSIEPTAPPLGSLGLPSATPDLGAVASGNESINLLGSPTATLTPGMLGQATVQANAGNINLRLLATQRVWMRVTVDGQIQFEGRTVPGQNYSYSANGQIVVLTGNAAGLRAFFNEQDLGSIGLLGEVSSVVFSAEGAVTPTPSPTPTTDPAQLTATAQATPSPTPTETPDAP
- a CDS encoding FAD-dependent oxidoreductase, whose translation is MSNKEKIVVLGAGVGGLAAGYFLARTGKYDVTVLEKEAVIGGLCGSFEHDGFVLDYGAHKLYSIIPGVLDEATSLMGDRLIQLPKKNRLYLEGKLLDYPLKLGNLAQALGPVRFLQIGFGYGIEVLKGIFNRKAPGSYKDYIIRRFGRPTYELVFEPLADKVWGDPATLHPEMARTRLPASGGMELVLKLLGLKKETADTNAEFFYYPKAGFGDWPQALAEGIAAHGGRVLTGVDVQGLEMQDGRVRSVKTAIAGTAQTIASDYLVSSLPLPLIGRMVFGNTDETFNQAVTGLQFRHLIMVYVWVKRPLVMEDQWVFFPQRNVVFSRLFEQKQMNPALGPADRTVVTADFTAAEGSALWQASDAELTQQVIDGMVKTGLIRADEVTNSLVIRKHNFYPRYDLGYAERMKLVSDKLRQVPNLLTTGRIGMYNYNNSDHCADMGRFIAEHLAAGEAAPDIWRALEQRVADYKIVD
- a CDS encoding NUDIX hydrolase, encoding MATYKTISSELAYRGQKFSVRRDILETSDGREAIYDTVVHIGAVSMVPVDADGKILLVRQYRHSTGKQLLELPAGTLEPGEATEVTAQRELREEVGMGAGSLTLLAEFYLAPGYSTERMWIYLAQDLQPDALPPDQDEDLEVVRLSLEECLAAIGSGEIEDAKTMLGLLLAHQVLAAQ
- the rimO gene encoding 30S ribosomal protein S12 methylthiotransferase RimO; protein product: MDTKNFHLVSLGCAKNTVDSESMAQLLQREGYQPSLSPEAAEVLIVNTCGFIGPAKEESYQVLSELAANKRDGQWLIAAGCLSQRYGAEVIEQVPGIDALLGTRRWMDVLQLIDKLRRRTSPEPLYHLPDEALTVGRDEHDVLRVSKQGYSAYLKIADGCRRPCAFCAIPLIKGTLVSRPLDAIVTEAQALQAAGVREINLIAQDITDWGHELGVKDGLATLLETLVNAVPHVDWIRILYNFPGSVTDRQIETMAAHKQLIPYLDMPLQHAHPATLKRMRRPANMDWVHRTLAKMRANLPGLALRSTFIVGYPGETEEEFQALMDFVEEIRFDRVGVFTFSFEPGTSSEPLGDPIPEEVKEERKGRLMELQQRISLENNQALVGQTLDVLVEGTGEVDGSDEPIAVGRSYRDAPEIDGLVFVEGGAPVGEIVPVRITGAMPYDLSGVVDTSRNIITLDGLSVK
- a CDS encoding peptidoglycan DD-metalloendopeptidase family protein — encoded protein: MNVSTQQARLLLSTGLLLFIAACSSPAPQATLVPSEIAQPSATAQTPTPQPSATPQPRSEIETYTVQPGDTLSRIAAAYNLQPETVLWANYDALADIADFLLEGMPLTILPVDGVYHQVGGGDTVNTIAAFFAADPQAMLNWPGNKLDANNPVIQPGQWLLVPGGQRALRRRTLPDLPRAAMAVDFLEFGAGACPRNVDGGAVGAGRYAWPLAGGTLAGDGYSGVHPAADLAAQPGEAVLAADAGVVTFSGWSNFGYGYAVMLDHGNGQFSLYAGLAEVQALCGASLQAGEPLGVAGYSAHPAGAFVHFEIRQGGVAIDPLTVLP
- a CDS encoding class I SAM-dependent methyltransferase; the protein is MQNNVEAYKALLEHVKCNLCGADDYEVVYPPRYEDAKPEEIANTFRSSGDEVLLDQLVRCKQCGLMYLTPRLRADVVIDGYSAGTDEMFVSQAAGRERTFAGSLKLIERMRPQRGTLLDVGTAGGSFMAVAQRAGWQVAGCEPNRWMSDWAKQHYSLDVVPGTIEDMKLADASFDVVSLWDVLEHTPDPKATLRECIRVLKPGGLLVVNYPDIHSLVARLMGRRWVFLLSVHLYYFTIPTLTRLLNELGLELRVQRAHWQSLELGYVLFRMEAYVRPVARAAGWVVKRLGMQHWQIPYWMGQMLVVAEKK
- a CDS encoding SIMPL domain-containing protein (The SIMPL domain is named for its presence in mouse protein SIMPL (signalling molecule that associates with mouse pelle-like kinase). Bacterial member BP26, from Brucella, was shown to assemble into a channel-like structure, while YggE from E. coli has been associated with resistance to oxidative stress.), which gives rise to MVKKSVLFLALTGLLLAACGAATAPAPLANPAQPSNGLTVSGRGDIRLVPNIATVTIGVRTTGTNVSEVVAANATQVASVMDALASLGIAAEDMQTANFNVYANQSYDPVTGLPSEISSYSVENTVTVIARDLAKLGQLLDQAVSAGANSIWGVTFDVDDKSDAQNQARDLAVQNAIEQAKALATAAGVQLGDIVAINYAPTGYYYGPMYAMGGGGAAADASTSIVPGQITVGADVSITFAIK
- the rho gene encoding transcription termination factor Rho; this translates as MDILELEKTSLADLRKQAKDLGVERAARLKREDLVITIAQMMASKQGREVRGGILEIMNEGVGFLRSEHYQGGPGDVYVSQTQIRRYGLRNGDLIIGEARPPRESEKHYGLVKVESVNGMDPEKAKTRPRFENLTPIFPDSRFDLETDKRGLAMRMINLVSPVGRGQRGLIVSPPKSGKTTILKEMANSISTNYKDVHLVVALIGERPEEVTDMDRSVDAEVISSTFDEPVTSHVRAAEMVLERSKRLVEIGRDVVILMDSITRLARAYNLVVTPSGRTLSGGIDPSALYPPKRFFGAARNIEEGGSLTIIATCLVDTGSRMDDVVYEEFKGTGNMELHLSRKMQERRIFPAIDIERSSTRREELLLGPDITQRVWLMRRMYGTMIAEPPHGAGMDTTNATEAMLQRMAKTDSNQEFLETLIDA